Sequence from the Ignavibacteria bacterium genome:
AACTTGGAATAATGATAGAGTGGAAAGGCAAATCAGCGGATGAGTTTGGTAGGATTAGTGAGATAAATATTGAGAGAGCAATTGATCTCCTGGATCAAACTAATGGAATAAAAAAAAAAGACACATTATATAAGAGTAGACTTAAAACAGGTGATGTGGTTGTTCGTGTTGATAAAAATTATTACAGACCAACAGAAGTTGATTTATTAATCGGAGATTCATCTAAGGCAGAGAAATTACTTAGTTGGAAAGCACAAACAAATTTAAATGAGCTTGTTCATATCATGATGAAATCAGATTTAAATAAAGTTTTAGTGAGAGGTTTTTAGTGGACAGTTTATTAAACAGGTGGCATTTTTCATGTTCTATTCTCAGACTGAAGCATGTAGAGAGCCATGAAGTATATTCACTCTCGCAAACTCTATTGCAATGGAGCACGTCTTAAATTGAGATGGTGTAACATATTGTAATGTAATAAGTTAGAAGTACAATAAATTATGCTCCGACTATTGGAGCACGCCTCGTAATCAGTACATTTTTTACACGCCCGTTACTTAGTGACGGGCTTTTTTGTTTCTAGTCGAAATGAAAAAATAAATTGATTCAGTAGATTTCTTATTAATTTTCACCGATCAATTTTAAGTCCTAAAAATATTAAACTCAAGATAATAAGTGCGGCAGTCAAGGGAAGTGTGACAATAAGAATTATGGGGTCCTTGTCATAAAACTTCACATCACGAAAGATCCAAAGAAAAATTGGGAATTGAATCATTATGGAATTTATAATGAAAAGTATCCAATAATAACTTCTCCGCATTAGATATATACCATATCCAAGGATTAGATAAATAACAATTTGAAATCCAGGCTCAAATGCAGAAATTGTTTTACCAAGTCTCAAGTAGTGTAAAATTAATATACCATCTATTATTACTGAAAGAGTGATAAGTGCCAATACAACATTTGTTATTTTTTCTTTTGTCATCAAAGTGGATTCAATTTACAGAAATGCTCTGAAAGTATAAATGTTTCAAAATATGTGCTTTTTCATTATCATTGTAATGAGAATTCAAAATAGAAGTAATAATTATCAATTCTTAATTATACATTTTTAATTTTATTGATGTGGGGTTGTAGCTCAGCTGGGAGAGCGCTTCGTTCGCAACGAAGAGGTCGGGAGTTCGATCCTCCTCAACTCCACAAATTTTGGTCAGGTTTACTCGACTTGAATTTACCCAACTCCGTCAGGTCCGAGAGGAAGCAGCGGTCAGTAAATTTCTCGTGTGAGTATTCCCTGACCTTTTTTTATTTAAATATTTTTGGAGTGATTAAGAATTCCAAAATCCCTGCACCAATTCGAGGTTCGCCTTCAAAAACGATTTTTGCGATTCCACCTTTTTTAAATTGTAAATTCACAGCACCGCAAAGGTCTGATAATATTTGAGACATATCAGGTTCATGTCCAATTAAGGCAACTTTTTCATGTTCGAATAGAATATTTTCCAATAAAGTTTTTGCGTTGCATCCAGCTGCTAAGGTATTGTTAATTTCAAAATCGCACTCGTTTATCATATGATGGAGAAATATTTCTGCAGTTTGTTTCGCTCGAACCAATGGACTTGAATAAATTTTATCAAATGTAATTCCGAGATCATTCAGCCGAAGTGCGATTGACTCAATTTTGCGTCTTCCTTTTACAGTTAGCTCCCGGTCAAAATCCCGTCCACTCTCAGATTTTACTTCAGCTTTACCATGACGAATCAGATATAGATTCATTTTCATTCCAATAATTGTTCATAAAAAATATTGAGATCATAATTTCTGTTTATCCAGTTATGAATTTTTAATCTGTCTGCTGCTTGAATTGAAGTTAAGTTCAACGGAGGAATATAGTATTGACTATTTGGTATTAGTTGTAAATTGCCGATGGATATTCCAGGATGCGAAATGTTATCTTCAGATATGATCATTTTATCTGTTTCTCTAATGAGAACTCTCCCTGAATATAAAAGACCTAAATTTCTTTCCGAAAGAATTGCTATCTCTTTTTTAGAAGGAGAAATAAACCGATCGATGTCATCTGTGAATGAAATTATTCGTGCATTGTTTTCAGAATGCACCATGATTACAGTTCCGATTTCCACGTTATCATATACCTTTTGGCAATCTTCTCTTCCGACTCTAACACAGCCATGAGATGCAGCACGTTTTCCTAGAGTGCGATAATATGCGGAGCCATTTAGAGCGTGAATTCCAATTCCATAGTTGAATCCCATCCAATTAAGAAGCAGAGTGCTGTCAAATTGGGTTGAATAAACTTTTTTCGATTTATATTGAATAACAAAAATACCCTCATTTGTAATAACACCCTCTTCGATATTTGGATTTCCGGTTGAGCACAAATATTCGAATGTCCTTCCATCTCTAAAATGATGTAATAGTCTTTGCGTTTTAAGATTAACTGTCAAATATGAATCTTTTGCTGTAAAAATTGTGTCGAGAATATTTGACAGCTTAATTCTAATAAATGGTCGACTTTGAAAACTTGAATTTGATTTGGAATCTGAAATTGAATTTGAATCGCTTAATGAACCAATTCCTATTCCAACTATCAAAACCACGATGGAAGTCAGTAATATTTTTAGTGATACAAGCATATTCATTTTGAAAAATAGGCAATAATTTTTTGCGTCGAAGACTTTCCAATAATTTCCGAAATCTTTTTCATCGATGAATTTTTAATATTTTCAACACTCCCGAATTTCGTCAATAGTTTTTCTGCTGTTTTATTACCGATCCCTTCAATTGAAAGCAATTCTGTTCGAAGAGTTCTCTCATCCCTTTTTTTTCTATGAAACGTGATCGCAAAACGGTGTGCCTCATCTCGGATTTGCTGGAGAAGTTTTAGAGAGGAAGAAGTTTTCGGGATTAAGATAGAATCTTTTTCATTCGGGATAAAAATTTCTTCTAGACGTTTTGCTAAGCCAATTATGGGAATATTTGTTAAACCTAATTTCTTTAACACCCTAACTGCGGATGATAGCTGTCCTTTCCCACCGTCGACCATAATCAAGTTTGGCTGCTTTTTGTTCTCAGCTAATACACGGCTGTAGTGCCTCTCGATTACTTCGGCCATACTTCTGAAATCATCAATCCCTGAATTATCTTTAATAATAAATTTACGATATTCACTTTTTTTCGGTTTACCATTTTCAAACACAACAAGAGATGCAACTGTTTCCGAACCTTGGAGTGTTGAAATGTCAAAACACTCAATTCTTGCTGGAATGTTTTTCAAAAAAATATCTCTCTGAAGAGATTTCAGTACGTAAGAAATTTTTCCATCCTTTTTTAATCTCTGTAGTTTTATATCATTCAATTCGAGTAAAGCATTCTGATAACACATGTTTAGTAGTGACTTAATATCCTGGCTATCATCAGCAGTTAAAATTATTGTTTCGAGCTTTGATTTGTTTTTGAGATAAATTTCAAGCGCTGAGATGTCATAAGGTTCATTTTGAACAACAATATTTTCTGGAATTTCAACAAAATCTGAATAATAATTTTTTATTACTGATGAGTATATTTCTCCCATTGAAGTTTCAATTGGATAGCTGAAAATAAACTTCTTTTTACCAACTAATTTTCCATTTCGAATATTAAATATTGCAGCAACAGCATCTGGAATATCTGCAGCGATTGTTATTACATCTTTGTCCGAGTAATCTGAACTCACAACTTTTTGAGAGTTTGAATAAACTTGCAGTGCGTCAATTTTACTTTTAATTTCCGCTGCTTTTTCATACTTAAGTTCTTCGCTGAAGGTATTCATTTCGCTATGAAGCTCATTGATGAGCGAATCGATTCTTCCCCGTAACACTTTCTCAACCTGATTTATCATTTTTCGATATTCAGTTTTTGATATTAATCCTTCACAAGGTCCGTCGCATTTTTGAATGTGATAGTCAAGACATATTTTAATTTTCTTTTTCCGAATAACTTCATCATCGATATGATATTTGCAGCTTCTTATCTTAAACACATCACGAAGAATTTTTAGAGCAAATTTCATTGTCTTTACATCAGTATATGGCCCAAAATATTTTGAACCGTCATTAATGATTCTTCGGGTAGGGAAAACTTGTGGATAATCTTCATTTGTGATGACTATGTATGGAAATGATTTATCATCTTTTAGGTTGATGTTGTAGCGAGGTTTGTGTTGCTTGACTAAATTTGATTCCAAGATTAAAGCTTCAATTTCATTATCCGTTACGATTACTTCTAAATCAGAAATTTTATTAACCATCACTTCAGTTTTTGCGGATAATGGAGCCGAAGTAAAATAACTTTTAACTCTATTCTTAATGTTTTTCGCTTTACCGATGTAAATTATTTTTCCGCCAGCATTTTGAAAAAGATAAACCCCAGGTAAGGGAGGTAAGTTTTCAATCTTATTTTTTAACTCAGAACTCATTTTGAATTAAATATTTTGAAAAGAAAAACCAATTAGATTGACATGAATTGTTTTTTTAGAAGTGTTTTCAAAAATAATTTATTTTGCTTGTGTGATTGTTTTACCATCAAGAATTTGATTTTTGGCGATAACAACAATGCCTGAATCTGTAACTGTAAATTTCTTTTTATCTTCATCGAGATCAAATCCTATTTCATAATTCTCCGGAACTTTAACATTCTTGTCAATGATTGTTCTTCTAATCCGCGCATGCCTGCCGACACTTACGTTATCCATTATGATTGAATCAGTCACATAAGAATAGCTGTTAACTCTAACGCCTGGACCAATTATTGAGCGCTCCACTAAACCACCACTTACGATCGAACCATCGCAGATGATTGAGTTTAAAGTTCTTCCAACTCTTTCTCCTTCGTGTGATATAGTTTTTGCTGGTGGGTATTGCGATTGAAAAGTTCTAATGGGCCAATGCCTGTCATAGAAATTGAATTCAGGTGTAATATGAATCAAATCGATGCTTGATTCATAATAGCTGTCAATCGTACCGATATCTCGCCAATAAATTTTAGATTTTTTGTTTTCATCTTCAAACGGAAAAGATAAAATTTTCATTCTCTCTCTAATCATGTAAGGGATTATGTCTTTGCCAAAATCATGAGATGAATTGGGATTATCATTGTCGCGATCAAGAATTTCATTTAATTCCTTTGCATTGAAGACATAGACGCCCATATTCACCCATGAAAATCCCTGTTCTCCAGGAATTTCGATTGGTGTTCGCGGTTTTTCTTGAAAATCTATCACCCAATTGTTTTCATCGGTGACAAGTACTCCGAATCTGCGAGCATTTTCTTTGGGATATTTAATTGAAGCAATCGTTAAAGTGGCATCGTTCTCTATATGGTGCTGAACCATTTTCAAGTAATCCATTTTGTAGATATGGTCGCCGCTAAGAATCAATATCCAGTCTGCCTTATCAGGTTTTATCAGGTTTTGATTTTGGTGTATAGCATTTGCAGTACCCAGATACCAATCTCCTGACATTTTCAGCTGAGGAGGAACGCTGTAAATAAATTCACCTAGTTCTGATTTGAAGATGTTCCACCCCTCGTACAAATGTTGATTTAGCGAATCGGATTTGTATTGAGTAAGTACATAGATTTTTCTGAAACCTGAATTCAAACAATTTGAGAGTGGAAAATCGATGATCCTGTATTTTCCTCCAAATGGTACAGCAGGTTTACTTCTGTAAATCGTAAGAGGATAGAGACGTTCGCCTTGACCTCCCGCTAAGATCATCGCAATCGTGTTCCTAAGTATAGTCGAAGCAGCTATTAGCATATTTTTCTCCCTAATACAAACTATAAATTAATTTGCTCTTTAGCAATATGGATTTGGTTGGATGAAATTCTTTTATTAAAATTACATTAATTGAATAATGAATTTTACGTCGATTAAAAAAATTGCTTTCCTTTGTGGTATAAATTTGCTGATATTCTTTTTGATTTTATCCACCGATGATTATTTTTCAAATCTACCTTTTGTAGTTCGAGATATTATTGGCTTTGGGAACAACAGAATTCAAGAAAAAATATTTCTTAGAAGTTATGAAAATAATTTTGAGCCAACACAAACTCTGTTTGACGTTCATAAAGTTAATTTAAGAATTCAAGTTTTTCCAGAAAGCAAGTTTATTATCGGTCGAGTGCATTTCAAGATTCGTGTACTTAAAAGTTCTGATAGAATAGTTTTCAATTTATTAGATAATTTAACAGTGGAAAACGTTTTTACTGAGGGAAAAGAATCAATTTTTTTTCACCTGGATAATAAAATTGAAATTTTGTTTGAAGAAAAATTGAGCCAAAGAGAAATCTTAGAAATAGAAATTAATTATCGTGGAGAACCACGCGACATTGGACTGGCTGGATTTGATTTTGTTGAAGGAACGCAACGATTCTATTCATTGAGTCAGCCGAATTTTGCTCAATCCTGGTGGCCCTGCAAGGATGATCCTTCCGATAAATTCTTAGCTGACATTGAAATAATTGTTCCAAATAAAACCGTCGGAGTATCAAATGGGAAATTAGTGGACATTGTTCAGTTTGCTCCAAATTGGCTGTCTTATAAATATGAAGTTAGTTATCCAATTTCCAGTTATTCACTTTCAGTTTCTGGTGCGGATTATAAAGAGTTTGAAAATAGCTTTATAAGCATTTCTGGGAAAAACATTCCATTAAGATATTTCGTATCTGAATCTAAATTGAACAATGCTAAAAAAGATTTTGAAGTTATTCCCCAAATGATGACCGCATTTGAAAATTTATTTGGCGAATATCCATTTCAGAATGAACATTATGGTATCGTGGAATTCGATTGGAAATTTGGAGCAATGGAACATCAAACGATGACAAGTATCGGCTCAAATTTTATAACTGGTTTGAAACTTTATGATCGATTATTGGCTCACGAACTGGCTCACGAATGGTTTGGAAATTCTGTAACACCATTCAATTGGAAAGAAATTTGGTTGAATGAAGGATTCGCTACTTATGCATCATACATCTATTTGGAGCAAACTGGAAAAAAGATAAATTTAAACTCCAGACAATTATTTTATGGTCCGGTTTATGACCCGAATGGATTTTTATTCGGGAATACAGTATATGAAAAAGGTGCTTGGATCCTCCACATGCTGAGACGGAAAGTCGGCGATGAGAATTTCTTCAAATCACTTCGGAAATACTACGAAGCAAATAAATATAGTAATTCATCGACTACCTCATTAAAAGATATTTTTGAATCAACTTGTAGAGTCGATTTGACGAAATTTTTTAATCAGTGGATTTATTCTTCAGTTGAAAAACCTTTTTATACTGTTTCTTACTCAACATCTAAGCGTAATAACGATTATATTTGTACAATAAATATCGAACAGACTCAGCCAAGGTTAATATTTGAAAACGATATTGAGATTAGATTAATATTAGAAAATAAGATGAATCTGAAACATATATTAGTAAACAATACGAAAAAACAAATTGTGTCTCTCATTATAGATTCACCAGTTATGGATTTAGTAGTTGATCCTGAAAATGATTTGCTAAAAGAAGTTATCTACAGGAAGTTTAGTGACTGACGAGAAACCATATTATTTTATTTCTGATCTTCATTTTGGTTTTCGTTCATATGCCGAAGAACGAGAGCAAATTAGGTTTTTTGAAAATGTTTGTGATGAGATCATTCGAGTTAGAGGTTATTTAGTAATTCTTGGGGACCTTTTCGATTACTGGTTCGAATATAAAACCGTTGTTCAAAAAAATTTTCATCGTATTTTAACGAAAATTGAAGATATTTCAGATGCGGGACTGAAAATATTCTATTTATCTGGCAATCATGATTTTGCTCACTTGGGCTATTTCAAAAATTCATTTGGTATTGAATTATCGGAGCAGTCAATAACCTTCGAGTTAAGAAAGAAAAAATTTTTTTTAGCTCATGGTGACGGCTTAGTAAAAAATGACTTCGGATATCTTTTACTAAAATCAATTTTTAGAAATAAAATGCTGCAAAAATTGTATTCAAAAATTCATCCCTCAATTGGCGTGAAATTGGCAAGTGCATTCTCAAGAAAGTCACGTCACTATACCGATGGGAAAAATTATGGAACTATTGATGGTTTATCTGAGTTTGCCAAACAAAAAATTGAGGAAGGTTTTAATTTTGTAGTGCTCGGACATTCTCACGAACGAAAATTCGAACGGTACAATGACGGCTACTATATCAACTTGGGTACATGGCTTAAGCAGCCATGTTATGGACTGTATTCAAATGGAGAATTTAAAATAATCGATAAAGAGAATGGCTAAGAAAAATTTTTCAAGAGAAGAACTTCAAAAATATTTCACTGATCCAAAATACCGTAAAAATAATTCGAAGGGTTTTATTAGTCGTCATAAAAAGTTTTTTATTTTCAGCGGAGTTGTGATCCTAATTTTATTTATTGCTTTATCTGTATATGTTTTCATGGGTTTACCTTCATTTGAAGAACTTGAAAATCCGCGTCCATCATTGGCATCGAATGTTTACTCGTATGATGGGCAATTGCTTGGACAATTTTTTATTCAAAATAGAATTGAAACTCATATCGATTCACTTCCCAAACATTTAGTAAATGCATTAATCGCAACTGAGGACCGTAAATTTTATTCGCATTGGGGAGTTGACTTAGATAGGTTTGTTAAAGCTATTGTAAAAAATATCATAACTCTTTCTAAAAAAAGCGGTGGTGCAAGTACAATTACACAACAGTTAGCCAGAAACTTATATCAACTGGTTGAGCGAGAAGAAAATCTGCTCGATATCGCTTTGCGAAAAGTAAGAGAGTGGATTACAGCTGTTCAAATCGAAAAAACTTATACTAAAGATGAAATCCTAGTAATGTATTTTAATATCGCCTATTTTGGAAGGGGGAGTTACGGTATTGAATCAGCTGCCAGAAATTTCTTTGGAAAGCCTGCGAGCAAGCTTAATCTGCAAGAATCTGCACTGCTTGTTGCAATGCTGCGAAATCCTTGGTATTACGATCCAATCAGAAATCCAGAAAATTCATACTCACGAAGAAATCTGATTTTAAGAATCATGAATGAACAAGGATTCACAACTGAGGATAAGTACCAAGCTGCAATATCGGATAACATTCGTTTAATGAAAACTTCTGAGTTCACAAAATCAGCAGCTCCTCACTTCTTGGAGTATGTACGGCAGCAGTTGATTCAAAAAGCTGAAAAATATGAAGTTGATATCTATCGTGATGGTTTAAATATTTTTACAACCATAGATTTCAATATGCAAAAGCATGCTAACGAAGCAGTTGCTGAGCATTTAAAAGAATATCAACCATTATTCGATAAAAGCTGGACGTGGAATAATAAATCTGATCTTATTAAATCAATTCTTGAGAAGGGGATAAAAAACCATCCAAGTTATCTTTCGGCTTCAAATGAGAATGAAAAACAAAATATTGCTTCACGACTAAGGACAGATCAAAGATTTATTGACTCACTAAAAAAAGTTGCGCAGACTATAGAAGCCGGCTTCATTGCAATCGAGCCGCGCACAGGGCACATACGTGCGATGGTAGGCGGAGCAAATCATGATTTCATGTATGGATTAAATCACACAACTCAAATTAAACGGCAGCCAGGTTCGGCATTTAAGCCAATAATTTACACTGTGGCGATTGATAATGGTTATCCGCTTGCAACTGAAGTCTTAAATGAACCGATCACACTCGAAATTGGCAATCAAACTTATTCTCCAAGAAATTCGAATGATGAGTATGGCGGATATTTGAGTTTTCGAAAAGGTCTTGCAGGTTCAGTAAATATGATCTCTGTCAGACTAATTAGTGAAGGAATGGCTCCATTGCATGATATTCCAGTATACTCGAAGAGATTAGGAATAAAAAATACTATTCAGCCATTTTATTCAATTGCGCTCGGAACTTCGGAGGTTACTCCACTTGAATTAACTACGGCGTACTCTACGATCGCGAACAAAGGAGTTTTCATCGAGCCAATTGGGATATTAAAGGTTGAAGACAGAAATGGATTATTACTTGAAGATTTTAGAACATACGCACATGAAGCTCTCTCACAAGAAACTGCCTACTTAGTAACAGATTTGATGCAGGGTGTAGTGGATGGCGGTACTGCACAAGGTGTAAGAAGATTTTTCCATCTTCCTGCAGCTGGCAAAACTGGAACTACTCAAGATTTCGCTGATGCATGGTTTGTTGGCTTTACACCAAGCCTATGTGCTGGAGTTTGGGTTGGATTTGATGATCAGCGTGTAAAATTCACCGGTTGGTATGGACAAGGTGCAAAAGCTGCAGCTCCAATTTGGGGCAGGTTCATGCAGAAGGTTTATGATGATAAAAGAATTGGTTTAATTCCGGAATATTTCGATCAACCTGAAAATATTACCACCGTAACATTTTGTGAAAAATCATTACAGCAAGGGATCCCGAAACTCGCAAATGAAAACTGTCCAGTAAAAATAACGGATGTTGTAAATTCTAAATTCAATCCGGAAATGTGTGATATTCATACAACCGGCGGATTCACACCGTTGAATGTAGACACTACATCTATTAAAATTGATTGGTAAAATATTAATTCATCGCTTTGCGTTAGCTGAAAGTCAAATTAGTTAGTTAATAATCATAAATTCTGTTCGTAAATCGTAATTTGAAATTTATTATCTTTGCACAGGATCTATTCAAAATATTTGCCGAAGTGGTGAAACTGGCAGACACGCTACGTTCAGGGCGTAGTGAGCATTCGCTCGTAGGGGTTCAAATCCCCTCTTCGGCACAAAAGCCTCACATAGTTTTTCCTGAATAAAATGGCTTTCGATTTGAAATATTCTTATGACTATTGTAAAAAAATTGCCGTCAGTCATTATGAAAATTTTCCTGTTGCTTCTCTGTTAATACCTTCTGAAAAAAGAAAATATATTTTTGCTGTATATGCATTTGCTAGAATTGCAGATGATATCGCTGATGAGGGTAGTGAGTTGTTCGAAAAAAGAATTGCTGAATTAACTTTATATAAGAATGATTTCATTCAGAGATCGAATGTGGAAAATTATCTTCACTTCCCGGCAGTATACGACACAATCGAGAAATACAATCTGAGTGAAATCCTCTTCACAAACTTAATTGAAGCCTTTATTCAGGATAATGAAAAATTTGAATACCAAAATTTCGCAGAGGTACTCGAATATTGTAAAAAATCTGCGAATCCAGTTGGTCGAATTGTCCTGCAGATTTTTGATCATCATGATCAAGAAATGTTTCGATTGTCTGATTTGATTTGCACGGCTCTGCAATTGACAAATTTCTGGCAGGATCTTTCTATTGATTTAAGGAAAGGACGATGCTATTTACCTCAAGATGAGATGCAACAAAATCAAATCACTTTTAATGAATTGAAAAATACTGACTTATCTCCGGCATTGAAAGAATTACTAAAAATTCAGATAGACCGAACCGGTGAAATGTTTGATGAAGGGCAGAAACTTATTTTGCATCTTAAAGGTTTATTGAAATTAGAGATAAAGTTGACTATTCTTGGTGGTAAAAGTATTCTTAGAAAAATAAAAAAATTAGATTACAATATCTTGCTGCGACGTCCAAAACTAAATATTCTAAATAAAATATTTCTTTTTATAAAAATGCTTTTTGTTTAATACTAAATGAACCAGAACTCAGAAAAAAATAGTTCATTGCTTAAAGAAATCGAAATAATTTGTCAGCGAAAAAG
This genomic interval carries:
- a CDS encoding M1 family metallopeptidase — its product is MNFTSIKKIAFLCGINLLIFFLILSTDDYFSNLPFVVRDIIGFGNNRIQEKIFLRSYENNFEPTQTLFDVHKVNLRIQVFPESKFIIGRVHFKIRVLKSSDRIVFNLLDNLTVENVFTEGKESIFFHLDNKIEILFEEKLSQREILEIEINYRGEPRDIGLAGFDFVEGTQRFYSLSQPNFAQSWWPCKDDPSDKFLADIEIIVPNKTVGVSNGKLVDIVQFAPNWLSYKYEVSYPISSYSLSVSGADYKEFENSFISISGKNIPLRYFVSESKLNNAKKDFEVIPQMMTAFENLFGEYPFQNEHYGIVEFDWKFGAMEHQTMTSIGSNFITGLKLYDRLLAHELAHEWFGNSVTPFNWKEIWLNEGFATYASYIYLEQTGKKINLNSRQLFYGPVYDPNGFLFGNTVYEKGAWILHMLRRKVGDENFFKSLRKYYEANKYSNSSTTSLKDIFESTCRVDLTKFFNQWIYSSVEKPFYTVSYSTSKRNNDYICTINIEQTQPRLIFENDIEIRLILENKMNLKHILVNNTKKQIVSLIIDSPVMDLVVDPENDLLKEVIYRKFSD
- the hpnC gene encoding squalene synthase HpnC, whose protein sequence is MAFDLKYSYDYCKKIAVSHYENFPVASLLIPSEKRKYIFAVYAFARIADDIADEGSELFEKRIAELTLYKNDFIQRSNVENYLHFPAVYDTIEKYNLSEILFTNLIEAFIQDNEKFEYQNFAEVLEYCKKSANPVGRIVLQIFDHHDQEMFRLSDLICTALQLTNFWQDLSIDLRKGRCYLPQDEMQQNQITFNELKNTDLSPALKELLKIQIDRTGEMFDEGQKLILHLKGLLKLEIKLTILGGKSILRKIKKLDYNILLRRPKLNILNKIFLFIKMLFV
- the glgC gene encoding glucose-1-phosphate adenylyltransferase; translated protein: MLIAASTILRNTIAMILAGGQGERLYPLTIYRSKPAVPFGGKYRIIDFPLSNCLNSGFRKIYVLTQYKSDSLNQHLYEGWNIFKSELGEFIYSVPPQLKMSGDWYLGTANAIHQNQNLIKPDKADWILILSGDHIYKMDYLKMVQHHIENDATLTIASIKYPKENARRFGVLVTDENNWVIDFQEKPRTPIEIPGEQGFSWVNMGVYVFNAKELNEILDRDNDNPNSSHDFGKDIIPYMIRERMKILSFPFEDENKKSKIYWRDIGTIDSYYESSIDLIHITPEFNFYDRHWPIRTFQSQYPPAKTISHEGERVGRTLNSIICDGSIVSGGLVERSIIGPGVRVNSYSYVTDSIIMDNVSVGRHARIRRTIIDKNVKVPENYEIGFDLDEDKKKFTVTDSGIVVIAKNQILDGKTITQAK
- the sixA gene encoding phosphohistidine phosphatase SixA, with protein sequence MKMNLYLIRHGKAEVKSESGRDFDRELTVKGRRKIESIALRLNDLGITFDKIYSSPLVRAKQTAEIFLHHMINECDFEINNTLAAGCNAKTLLENILFEHEKVALIGHEPDMSQILSDLCGAVNLQFKKGGIAKIVFEGEPRIGAGILEFLITPKIFK
- a CDS encoding excinuclease ABC subunit C yields the protein MSSELKNKIENLPPLPGVYLFQNAGGKIIYIGKAKNIKNRVKSYFTSAPLSAKTEVMVNKISDLEVIVTDNEIEALILESNLVKQHKPRYNINLKDDKSFPYIVITNEDYPQVFPTRRIINDGSKYFGPYTDVKTMKFALKILRDVFKIRSCKYHIDDEVIRKKKIKICLDYHIQKCDGPCEGLISKTEYRKMINQVEKVLRGRIDSLINELHSEMNTFSEELKYEKAAEIKSKIDALQVYSNSQKVVSSDYSDKDVITIAADIPDAVAAIFNIRNGKLVGKKKFIFSYPIETSMGEIYSSVIKNYYSDFVEIPENIVVQNEPYDISALEIYLKNKSKLETIILTADDSQDIKSLLNMCYQNALLELNDIKLQRLKKDGKISYVLKSLQRDIFLKNIPARIECFDISTLQGSETVASLVVFENGKPKKSEYRKFIIKDNSGIDDFRSMAEVIERHYSRVLAENKKQPNLIMVDGGKGQLSSAVRVLKKLGLTNIPIIGLAKRLEEIFIPNEKDSILIPKTSSSLKLLQQIRDEAHRFAITFHRKKRDERTLRTELLSIEGIGNKTAEKLLTKFGSVENIKNSSMKKISEIIGKSSTQKIIAYFSK
- a CDS encoding PBP1A family penicillin-binding protein: MAKKNFSREELQKYFTDPKYRKNNSKGFISRHKKFFIFSGVVILILFIALSVYVFMGLPSFEELENPRPSLASNVYSYDGQLLGQFFIQNRIETHIDSLPKHLVNALIATEDRKFYSHWGVDLDRFVKAIVKNIITLSKKSGGASTITQQLARNLYQLVEREENLLDIALRKVREWITAVQIEKTYTKDEILVMYFNIAYFGRGSYGIESAARNFFGKPASKLNLQESALLVAMLRNPWYYDPIRNPENSYSRRNLILRIMNEQGFTTEDKYQAAISDNIRLMKTSEFTKSAAPHFLEYVRQQLIQKAEKYEVDIYRDGLNIFTTIDFNMQKHANEAVAEHLKEYQPLFDKSWTWNNKSDLIKSILEKGIKNHPSYLSASNENEKQNIASRLRTDQRFIDSLKKVAQTIEAGFIAIEPRTGHIRAMVGGANHDFMYGLNHTTQIKRQPGSAFKPIIYTVAIDNGYPLATEVLNEPITLEIGNQTYSPRNSNDEYGGYLSFRKGLAGSVNMISVRLISEGMAPLHDIPVYSKRLGIKNTIQPFYSIALGTSEVTPLELTTAYSTIANKGVFIEPIGILKVEDRNGLLLEDFRTYAHEALSQETAYLVTDLMQGVVDGGTAQGVRRFFHLPAAGKTGTTQDFADAWFVGFTPSLCAGVWVGFDDQRVKFTGWYGQGAKAAAPIWGRFMQKVYDDKRIGLIPEYFDQPENITTVTFCEKSLQQGIPKLANENCPVKITDVVNSKFNPEMCDIHTTGGFTPLNVDTTSIKIDW
- a CDS encoding UDP-2,3-diacylglucosamine diphosphatase, whose product is MTDEKPYYFISDLHFGFRSYAEEREQIRFFENVCDEIIRVRGYLVILGDLFDYWFEYKTVVQKNFHRILTKIEDISDAGLKIFYLSGNHDFAHLGYFKNSFGIELSEQSITFELRKKKFFLAHGDGLVKNDFGYLLLKSIFRNKMLQKLYSKIHPSIGVKLASAFSRKSRHYTDGKNYGTIDGLSEFAKQKIEEGFNFVVLGHSHERKFERYNDGYYINLGTWLKQPCYGLYSNGEFKIIDKENG
- a CDS encoding L,D-transpeptidase codes for the protein MNMLVSLKILLTSIVVLIVGIGIGSLSDSNSISDSKSNSSFQSRPFIRIKLSNILDTIFTAKDSYLTVNLKTQRLLHHFRDGRTFEYLCSTGNPNIEEGVITNEGIFVIQYKSKKVYSTQFDSTLLLNWMGFNYGIGIHALNGSAYYRTLGKRAASHGCVRVGREDCQKVYDNVEIGTVIMVHSENNARIISFTDDIDRFISPSKKEIAILSERNLGLLYSGRVLIRETDKMIISEDNISHPGISIGNLQLIPNSQYYIPPLNLTSIQAADRLKIHNWINRNYDLNIFYEQLLE